One window of the Neorickettsia findlayensis genome contains the following:
- the thiD gene encoding bifunctional hydroxymethylpyrimidine kinase/phosphomethylpyrimidine kinase encodes MHKIAEVCIIAGSDSIGGAGLQADLRVAALLGCSASNVVTCITAQDLKGVHAIQHLSGEIVSKQLACALSRKPKTVKIGMLGNSEIALAIYDILKDTGIPIVLDPVLISTSNSKLADEGAIEVLLRKLLSISYLVTPNLFEAGTLSGSKVFDSESAKIAASRILELGAKNVLVKGIHVKKGKIMDLLISQEGTTTEFQNEVIGVNITHGSGCRLSSAIACYMSIGKSLRESIHLASDLLRNEIARMKILYSTDT; translated from the coding sequence ATGCATAAGATAGCAGAGGTCTGCATCATCGCAGGTTCAGATTCTATAGGTGGGGCCGGACTACAGGCGGACCTTAGAGTCGCTGCATTACTGGGATGTAGTGCATCGAATGTTGTCACGTGTATTACAGCTCAAGACTTGAAGGGCGTACATGCAATTCAGCATTTATCTGGGGAAATCGTGTCAAAGCAATTAGCTTGTGCACTCTCTAGAAAACCAAAGACAGTAAAAATAGGAATGTTGGGTAACAGTGAAATAGCACTGGCCATCTATGATATTTTGAAAGATACTGGGATCCCAATTGTACTGGATCCTGTTTTGATATCTACTTCAAATTCCAAGCTCGCTGATGAAGGTGCAATCGAGGTGTTACTCAGAAAGCTTCTCTCTATCTCATACTTGGTTACTCCCAATCTCTTTGAAGCCGGTACCCTATCGGGAAGTAAAGTCTTTGATTCTGAATCCGCAAAAATTGCCGCGTCGAGAATCCTTGAACTAGGTGCAAAAAACGTCCTTGTAAAAGGAATTCACGTCAAGAAAGGTAAGATCATGGATTTACTCATTTCACAGGAGGGAACTACCACGGAATTTCAGAACGAAGTAATAGGGGTAAATATAACTCACGGCTCGGGGTGTAGGTTATCCTCAGCGATTGCATGTTACATGTCAATCGGTAAATCCTTAAGAGAATCAATTCATCTTGCTTCAGATCTTCTGAGAAACGAGATTGCTCGCATGAAGATTTTATACAGCACTGATACTTAA
- the rpsB gene encoding 30S ribosomal protein S2, producing MQSIFDRVTVKNLFEVGAHLGHKTRFWNPKMVSYIYGTSNAKTHIVDLQKTVPMLRAALKAISDVAANSGRVLFVGTKMQACEIIKEEATRCGQHYVNLRWPSGMFTNWNTVSKSVKKLVHYEKLLEQEGDVLSKKERLSINRKRERIEKYLGGVRKMGGLPSIVFVIDPKKEHIAVEEAWKLGIPVVAVVDTNCDPSKITYSIPGNDDSLRCIEYYCSLVADAVLVGIESELQRKQSKELDDKTDEKAAKVSHSDEQKKGASIRIGADKGALQKRRVSTELEKQDSVDAPKLSENKG from the coding sequence ATGCAGTCTATATTTGACAGAGTAACGGTAAAAAACCTTTTTGAGGTTGGTGCGCACTTGGGCCATAAGACGCGCTTTTGGAATCCGAAGATGGTTTCCTACATATACGGTACAAGCAATGCCAAGACCCATATAGTGGATTTGCAAAAGACTGTGCCAATGCTTAGGGCAGCTCTTAAGGCAATAAGTGATGTCGCTGCGAATTCAGGTAGGGTGTTATTCGTCGGAACAAAAATGCAGGCCTGCGAAATAATCAAAGAAGAAGCGACGAGGTGTGGTCAGCATTATGTTAATCTTAGGTGGCCTAGTGGAATGTTCACCAATTGGAATACCGTTTCTAAGTCCGTAAAAAAGCTTGTTCACTATGAGAAACTGCTTGAGCAAGAAGGTGATGTGTTAAGCAAAAAAGAGCGACTCAGCATCAACAGAAAGAGAGAGAGGATAGAAAAGTATCTTGGTGGTGTAAGGAAAATGGGTGGTTTACCTAGTATTGTTTTTGTAATCGACCCGAAAAAAGAACACATAGCAGTCGAAGAAGCGTGGAAACTTGGTATTCCTGTGGTTGCGGTTGTTGATACCAACTGCGATCCGAGCAAGATAACTTACTCGATTCCTGGAAATGATGATTCTTTAAGGTGCATAGAATACTATTGCAGCTTGGTTGCTGATGCGGTTCTGGTGGGTATAGAAAGCGAGCTTCAAAGGAAACAAAGTAAGGAGTTAGATGATAAAACAGATGAAAAAGCTGCTAAGGTTTCTCACTCGGATGAGCAGAAAAAAGGAGCTTCTATCCGTATAGGTGCTGATAAAGGGGCTTTGCAGAAACGAAGGGTTTCTACAGAATTAGAGAAACAGGACAGTGTGGATGCACCTAAGCTTTCCGAAAATAAAGGTTGA
- the dut gene encoding dUTP diphosphatase encodes MQKYAKILLLPHGKDLELPKYASKGSSGLDLRAAIEKSMVLKPGMFELVPTGICIELPEGLEAQIRPRSGLAAKFGVTVLNSPGTVDQDYRGEIKVCLVNLSKNEFTINRGDRVAQMVIAKVQQILLIEAGEIGETERASGGFGSTGTQ; translated from the coding sequence ATGCAAAAATACGCAAAGATACTTCTGTTACCACACGGCAAAGATTTAGAACTACCAAAATATGCAAGCAAGGGAAGTTCAGGATTAGATCTTCGTGCAGCTATAGAAAAGAGCATGGTCTTGAAACCTGGAATGTTTGAGCTAGTCCCTACAGGCATTTGCATCGAACTACCCGAGGGATTAGAAGCGCAGATAAGACCACGCTCAGGTCTCGCAGCAAAGTTTGGTGTAACGGTTCTTAATAGTCCCGGCACTGTAGATCAGGACTATAGGGGAGAAATAAAAGTCTGTTTAGTAAACCTGTCTAAGAATGAATTTACTATCAACAGGGGCGATAGGGTAGCTCAAATGGTAATAGCAAAAGTACAACAAATACTGCTAATAGAAGCAGGAGAAATCGGGGAAACAGAAAGGGCTTCCGGGGGTTTTGGATCAACTGGGACTCAGTAA
- the frr gene encoding ribosome recycling factor gives MMEDVIKETNDRLRSSHEVFLSDLKGIRSGSLSVSILDGVIVSTHMGKLRLNQVAGLSVVNNKMLSVQVWDKSIVGAVKDAILASNLGMNPIVEGSVLRLPVPDLTEERRKELVKVLRKYGDRAKVAVRNIRRDAVSKVKVLEKAKEISEDDMHALLKKIDKIISEEDARIDEAVSKKEADILKV, from the coding sequence ATGATGGAAGATGTAATCAAGGAAACGAATGACAGGCTCCGTTCTTCGCATGAGGTGTTTCTCTCTGATTTGAAAGGTATTAGGTCAGGGTCTCTTAGTGTAAGTATTTTGGATGGCGTGATCGTATCAACCCACATGGGTAAGCTGCGCTTGAATCAAGTTGCTGGTCTCTCAGTAGTCAATAATAAGATGCTGTCTGTTCAAGTATGGGACAAATCCATAGTTGGTGCTGTAAAAGATGCGATTTTGGCTTCTAATCTCGGCATGAATCCGATAGTTGAAGGATCAGTCTTGCGTTTGCCTGTTCCTGACCTTACGGAGGAGCGTCGTAAGGAGCTAGTTAAAGTCCTCAGAAAGTATGGTGATAGAGCTAAGGTAGCCGTTAGAAATATAAGGCGCGATGCTGTTTCCAAGGTGAAAGTTTTGGAAAAAGCGAAGGAGATATCAGAAGATGATATGCATGCTCTGCTCAAGAAAATAGATAAAATTATTTCCGAAGAAGATGCCAGAATTGATGAGGCTGTGAGCAAAAAGGAAGCCGACATTTTAAAGGTATGA
- the pyrH gene encoding UMP kinase: MRRVLLKISGERLAARGLSVHDGEVIDMLARGIKRVHEMGIQVCLVVGGGNIYRGSSGLPNIDRATGDYMGMLATVINALALQGAINNLGVVSRVQSAIPMRSICEPYIRQKAISHMEKNRIVIFAAGTGNPFFTTDTAAVLRSVEMGCEVMLKGTLVDGIYSDDPKTNTNAQRITSLSYTDVLSKKLRVLDSSAVSIARDNNMPVVIFSLDSEMAFYEVINKQRGYSTIEGE; encoded by the coding sequence ATGCGGAGGGTTCTGCTAAAAATCTCGGGGGAGAGATTAGCTGCACGTGGTCTTTCTGTTCATGATGGTGAGGTCATCGATATGCTTGCTAGAGGCATAAAGAGAGTGCATGAGATGGGTATACAGGTGTGCCTTGTTGTTGGTGGTGGAAATATTTACAGAGGAAGTAGTGGTCTTCCGAATATAGACAGAGCTACTGGTGACTATATGGGGATGCTTGCAACTGTTATTAATGCCCTTGCTTTACAAGGTGCAATAAATAACTTGGGTGTAGTTTCGAGGGTGCAGTCTGCTATTCCTATGAGGTCTATATGTGAACCCTATATACGTCAGAAAGCAATCAGTCACATGGAGAAAAACCGGATCGTAATATTTGCAGCGGGAACAGGCAATCCATTTTTCACAACCGATACAGCTGCGGTACTCCGTTCTGTCGAAATGGGATGTGAAGTAATGCTTAAAGGTACACTTGTGGATGGAATATATTCTGATGATCCCAAAACAAACACTAATGCGCAGAGAATAACTAGTCTTTCCTACACAGATGTGCTTTCTAAAAAGCTGAGGGTATTGGATTCTTCAGCTGTCTCAATTGCGCGAGATAATAACATGCCGGTGGTAATCTTTTCATTGGATAGCGAAATGGCGTTTTATGAGGTGATCAATAAACAGCGTGGCTACAGTACCATAGAAGGTGAATGA
- a CDS encoding iron-containing alcohol dehydrogenase, whose translation MNYKLAGIKEIVSGDRLITNLQDLIQFREALVVCDQNTFCFFPPWVKGEKNFKLIVLPKNVRPYEALVRKLVVQARNCELIVALGSGTITDICKYLAHLTTKELVIFPSAPSVNAYTSPTASIIALKTTRKVSLKAKIPRYLYLDHTILKSTPPRMILSGLYDLVCSRTAKVDYFIASVALKHSYIGEIFEELLPYEEILLKHSKLLMKGDTTLVNMLMHALNLSGLGMWLNGDSRSASQAEHMLAHLLEKVSGKYFLHGEMVASGMLVTSLLQERLFKKERKIKLNVQVLNKYVMLKGLYPSQIDDFAEAFQKLHPLSPILSFMVSEHTQLRKHIGNTAINLPKIRELLHETISLKRNFTCLDIAYLAGYHTITL comes from the coding sequence TTGAATTATAAACTTGCTGGTATAAAGGAAATCGTATCTGGGGATCGCCTTATAACGAATTTGCAAGACCTTATACAATTTCGCGAGGCACTAGTTGTATGTGATCAAAACACGTTTTGTTTTTTCCCACCGTGGGTAAAGGGCGAAAAAAACTTCAAATTAATAGTCCTACCAAAAAATGTGAGGCCTTACGAGGCACTGGTGAGAAAACTAGTTGTACAGGCAAGAAATTGTGAACTAATAGTCGCATTGGGTTCGGGGACAATAACCGACATATGTAAATATCTTGCACACTTAACTACAAAAGAACTCGTTATTTTCCCATCAGCACCTTCTGTCAATGCGTACACATCACCCACGGCTTCAATTATAGCTCTAAAGACGACACGTAAGGTCTCCTTGAAGGCAAAAATACCTAGATACCTATACTTAGACCATACAATTTTAAAAAGTACCCCACCACGAATGATTTTAAGCGGCCTCTATGATTTAGTATGTTCAAGGACTGCTAAAGTGGACTACTTTATCGCGTCAGTAGCCTTAAAACATTCTTATATTGGCGAAATCTTCGAGGAATTGCTTCCATATGAGGAAATCCTATTAAAACACAGTAAACTTCTCATGAAAGGTGATACTACACTGGTGAACATGCTCATGCATGCTTTAAATCTTTCTGGCCTTGGAATGTGGCTTAATGGTGATAGTAGAAGCGCGAGTCAGGCAGAACACATGTTAGCTCATCTTTTAGAAAAAGTGTCCGGAAAATATTTTTTACACGGAGAAATGGTAGCTTCAGGTATGCTGGTAACCTCGCTGTTGCAGGAGAGACTTTTCAAAAAAGAACGAAAAATTAAGCTCAATGTACAGGTGCTCAACAAATATGTAATGTTAAAGGGATTATATCCATCACAAATTGATGACTTTGCAGAAGCTTTTCAAAAATTACACCCGTTATCACCGATATTGAGTTTCATGGTTAGTGAACATACACAACTAAGAAAGCACATTGGCAATACTGCCATAAACTTACCAAAAATACGTGAGCTGCTCCATGAAACAATATCCTTAAAACGTAATTTCACCTGCCTTGATATAGCATATTTAGCTGGCTACCACACAATTACTTTGTAA
- a CDS encoding phosphatidate cytidylyltransferase — MKHYCDLKVRVLSAVLLLLLCTLAIYGGSYAVCSVVLLLAVLSYQEWRDMTADRGVVLRYLGLFVAILPNAALIGIHVEDVEILIWLIVCVVSNDVGAYFIGRVIGGVRLCKSISPNKTVSGFLGGLLSTFVCGSTFAIVLGLSMNFVLLTIPIAILATLGDLFESFIKRTCSVKDSGTLLPGHGGILDRVDGFIFSAPFLFFCL, encoded by the coding sequence ATGAAACATTATTGCGATTTGAAGGTCAGGGTTCTCTCTGCAGTATTACTGCTTCTTTTATGCACCTTAGCAATCTACGGTGGTAGTTATGCTGTATGCTCAGTTGTGTTGCTTTTAGCGGTACTTTCGTATCAGGAATGGCGTGATATGACGGCAGATAGAGGGGTTGTGTTGAGATATCTTGGTTTATTTGTAGCAATTCTGCCTAATGCAGCGCTCATAGGTATACATGTTGAAGATGTAGAGATTCTTATTTGGTTGATAGTCTGTGTTGTTAGTAATGACGTGGGTGCCTATTTTATCGGACGCGTTATAGGTGGTGTCAGACTTTGCAAGAGTATCAGTCCAAATAAAACTGTGAGTGGTTTTCTTGGAGGACTTCTGTCTACCTTTGTTTGTGGTTCGACTTTTGCCATAGTTCTTGGACTGAGTATGAATTTTGTTCTTTTGACCATTCCAATTGCTATTCTAGCGACTCTAGGTGATCTATTCGAATCGTTTATAAAGCGTACGTGCTCAGTTAAAGACAGTGGAACGCTGCTACCAGGGCACGGAGGTATACTAGACCGTGTTGACGGGTTTATTTTTTCAGCACCTTTCTTGTTTTTTTGTCTTTGA
- a CDS encoding succinate dehydrogenase assembly factor 2, whose amino-acid sequence MNIDLRKKRILYRSTHRGCKEMDILLGSFITKNLSRLTEQEIEQVERILELSDSFIFDCYQHKSEPPEELPVLKQMVREEDK is encoded by the coding sequence ATGAATATTGACCTAAGAAAAAAAAGAATCCTATACAGAAGTACACATCGCGGCTGTAAAGAAATGGATATCTTACTTGGAAGTTTTATAACGAAAAATCTAAGTAGATTAACCGAACAAGAAATAGAACAAGTGGAACGCATCTTAGAATTGTCGGATTCTTTTATTTTTGACTGTTACCAACACAAGTCAGAACCACCTGAAGAACTCCCTGTATTAAAACAGATGGTGCGGGAAGAAGACAAATAA
- the uppS gene encoding polyprenyl diphosphate synthase — protein MIGKGLPGHVAIIMDGNVRWARAKGLCNSDGYKMGVEAAFSIVRASCNVGIPYLTLFLFSTENWNRNPNDVRLVFSIFEKASVSALNELCDANIKVKVIGERTGLDQSARKVIKNLEAGTADNSGMHLCLAINYGGRSEIVSAASRMINDGLRAEEVSVQKFASYLYTGGMPDPDLIIRTAGEKRLSNFLLWQSSYSELYFCDTLWPDFAEKDLEMAIEAYQARCRKYGK, from the coding sequence ATGATTGGAAAAGGGCTTCCCGGTCACGTTGCCATAATAATGGATGGGAACGTAAGATGGGCTAGGGCAAAAGGTTTATGTAACTCCGATGGATATAAGATGGGTGTCGAGGCGGCATTCTCAATTGTAAGAGCGTCTTGTAATGTCGGAATTCCTTACCTTACGCTTTTCCTTTTTTCGACTGAGAATTGGAATAGAAATCCGAATGATGTGCGTCTTGTCTTTAGCATTTTTGAAAAAGCTAGTGTTAGCGCGTTGAACGAACTATGTGATGCCAATATAAAAGTGAAAGTCATTGGGGAGCGGACAGGTTTGGATCAAAGCGCAAGGAAGGTGATAAAAAACCTGGAGGCCGGAACAGCAGATAATAGTGGTATGCATTTATGTCTTGCCATAAACTATGGTGGCAGATCTGAGATCGTAAGTGCGGCTTCAAGGATGATAAATGATGGCCTCAGAGCTGAGGAAGTGAGTGTACAGAAATTTGCGAGCTATTTATATACAGGTGGAATGCCTGATCCAGATTTGATTATCAGGACAGCTGGTGAAAAACGACTTAGCAACTTTCTTTTATGGCAGAGTTCATATTCGGAGTTGTACTTCTGTGATACGCTTTGGCCGGATTTTGCGGAAAAAGATTTGGAGATGGCTATAGAAGCCTATCAAGCTAGGTGTCGCAAATATGGGAAATAG
- the tsf gene encoding translation elongation factor Ts — MGKISLEDLKSLSKETSAGLVHCKQALTEAQGDLVKAKEILKELGHAVSAKKADRGARDGVVGALSSGKFGIMLEMNCETDFVARNEKFQQFAQSVLEAACAAKAKSVDECLDVLLPGGQKVRDAIVEQIAVFRENIILSRCVAYEVPQNGLLGVYVHNKYVENLGKIGVAVALASEADPSFLSSVAKDIAIQVMSECPQAIDVAGIPAELLESEKQKYNVEVEGKPASIAEKIVAGKVSKFYKKVVLLEQPLFSDPERSVRQYISDKEMESSTKISVVWYEVFVLGDAG, encoded by the coding sequence ATGGGTAAGATAAGCTTGGAAGATCTGAAGAGTTTGTCAAAGGAGACTTCTGCTGGATTGGTTCATTGCAAGCAGGCTCTGACCGAAGCGCAGGGTGATCTTGTTAAAGCAAAGGAAATTCTAAAGGAATTGGGGCATGCGGTTTCTGCGAAGAAGGCCGATAGAGGTGCTCGAGATGGTGTCGTTGGGGCCCTTTCTTCTGGAAAGTTTGGGATAATGCTTGAGATGAATTGCGAGACAGACTTTGTTGCACGTAATGAGAAATTTCAGCAATTTGCACAGTCGGTGCTTGAAGCTGCGTGTGCTGCTAAAGCCAAGTCTGTTGATGAGTGTCTTGATGTTTTGTTACCAGGAGGTCAGAAAGTCCGCGACGCAATAGTGGAGCAAATTGCAGTTTTTAGGGAGAACATAATTCTCTCCAGATGCGTTGCTTACGAGGTCCCCCAGAATGGTTTGTTGGGTGTTTATGTTCACAACAAGTATGTCGAAAATCTTGGTAAGATAGGTGTTGCAGTTGCGCTGGCATCGGAGGCCGACCCTTCTTTTCTTTCTTCTGTCGCAAAGGATATCGCTATTCAGGTAATGTCCGAGTGCCCACAGGCAATCGATGTTGCTGGTATACCAGCGGAGCTTCTTGAATCTGAAAAGCAAAAATACAACGTGGAGGTCGAGGGAAAGCCCGCTTCGATTGCTGAAAAAATTGTTGCTGGCAAAGTGAGTAAATTCTATAAGAAAGTTGTCCTTCTAGAACAGCCTCTATTTTCAGATCCTGAGAGGTCCGTAAGGCAATATATTTCTGACAAAGAAATGGAATCTTCAACTAAGATTAGTGTTGTCTGGTATGAAGTGTTTGTTCTTGGAGATGCTGGTTGA
- the ubiE gene encoding bifunctional demethylmenaquinone methyltransferase/2-methoxy-6-polyprenyl-1,4-benzoquinol methylase UbiE — MEKDFVNEIFSSVSQRYDLMNDIMSVGIHRQWKRNFVKSIGLLPNQRVLDMAAGTGDITLRLLKTHIAAKIVLCDKNHEMLEIAKDRLLDEGYVSLEVVSADAAQLPFEDCSFDHYVVAFGVRNFSDIEKSLAEAYRVLKPGGKFSCLEFSKVENKCMNLLYNFYSRTFIPWIGEKVTQNKQAYTYLIDSIKEFPDAEGFREIIRGTGFGRIKYRKETFGVVAIHTATKL; from the coding sequence ATGGAAAAAGATTTTGTAAACGAAATATTTTCTTCAGTATCACAAAGATATGACCTGATGAATGATATAATGAGTGTCGGTATACACAGACAGTGGAAACGCAACTTCGTGAAATCGATTGGCTTACTCCCGAATCAGCGTGTACTCGATATGGCTGCTGGAACGGGAGATATCACACTACGTCTCTTAAAGACACACATTGCTGCCAAAATAGTACTGTGTGACAAAAATCATGAGATGCTAGAAATAGCAAAGGACCGCTTACTTGATGAAGGTTATGTGAGCTTAGAGGTAGTCTCAGCGGACGCAGCGCAGTTACCGTTTGAAGATTGCAGTTTCGACCATTACGTTGTTGCATTTGGTGTGCGCAACTTCTCTGATATTGAGAAATCTCTAGCAGAAGCTTATAGGGTCCTAAAACCAGGTGGAAAGTTTTCCTGTTTAGAGTTCAGTAAGGTAGAGAACAAGTGTATGAATTTATTATACAATTTTTACTCACGTACCTTTATTCCATGGATAGGAGAAAAAGTAACGCAAAATAAGCAAGCTTATACATACCTGATCGATAGTATTAAAGAATTTCCCGACGCGGAAGGCTTTCGTGAAATTATTCGTGGTACAGGATTCGGAAGAATCAAATACAGGAAAGAAACGTTTGGAGTAGTAGCAATTCACACAGCAACAAAACTGTAA
- a CDS encoding pyruvate dehydrogenase complex dihydrolipoamide acetyltransferase — translation MPVKILMPALSPTMKEGTLAKWLVSEGAKVEAGQVIAEIETDKATMEFEAVDEGVLGKILIPAKTAGVKVNEPIAVLLDDGEGNKELEEFLSEIDKPTVTDDKPKTPNEDKIENNLASPPDARQQDRIVATPLAKKIASINSIDLSLVGSGSGPNGRIVKNDLLKLLDNSPQAEMRGHCTETSIPVSPMRRVIAQRLVESKQNVPHFYLSVTCYLQHLLSAKKKFEDCLEKRVTVNDFVIKACAFALHKNPAMNVSWEGDFIRQNQTIDISVAVAIADGLITPIIFSADKLSLASISEKVKELVGKAKMGTLQPREFQGGSFTVSNLGMYGIDEFTAIINPPQAAILAVGTARKVPTVFGDEIVVSDVVTLTLSCDHRVVDGAVAARFMQSLKKAIEDPVIML, via the coding sequence ATGCCAGTAAAGATACTAATGCCGGCGCTCTCGCCAACAATGAAGGAAGGTACACTTGCAAAATGGCTAGTGAGTGAGGGTGCAAAAGTAGAAGCAGGACAGGTAATAGCGGAAATAGAAACTGATAAAGCCACTATGGAGTTTGAAGCTGTAGACGAGGGAGTTCTAGGCAAAATACTCATCCCGGCAAAGACTGCAGGCGTAAAGGTAAATGAGCCAATAGCTGTTCTGCTAGACGATGGTGAGGGCAATAAAGAACTGGAGGAGTTTCTATCCGAAATAGACAAACCCACTGTCACCGACGATAAACCAAAAACACCAAATGAAGATAAAATAGAAAATAATCTCGCTAGTCCGCCAGATGCGAGGCAACAGGATAGGATAGTTGCAACTCCGCTTGCAAAAAAGATTGCATCCATCAATAGTATTGACTTATCACTTGTCGGAAGCGGGAGCGGCCCTAACGGTAGAATCGTAAAAAACGACTTGCTCAAGTTACTCGATAATAGTCCACAAGCTGAAATGCGCGGACATTGCACCGAAACCAGTATACCTGTTTCTCCGATGCGGCGTGTGATAGCACAAAGACTCGTGGAATCAAAGCAAAATGTTCCTCATTTTTACCTTTCCGTAACTTGCTATTTGCAGCATCTGCTATCAGCCAAGAAAAAATTCGAGGACTGTTTGGAAAAAAGAGTCACAGTTAACGATTTCGTTATAAAGGCGTGTGCCTTTGCTTTGCATAAGAATCCGGCGATGAATGTGTCGTGGGAAGGGGATTTTATTAGGCAGAATCAAACTATTGATATATCAGTTGCTGTTGCCATCGCGGACGGGCTTATTACACCTATAATCTTCTCGGCAGATAAGCTTTCGCTTGCATCTATTTCAGAGAAAGTTAAGGAATTAGTAGGTAAAGCAAAGATGGGTACGCTCCAACCGCGGGAATTCCAGGGTGGATCTTTCACTGTTTCCAACCTCGGCATGTATGGCATAGATGAGTTTACAGCGATAATCAATCCACCTCAGGCAGCAATCCTTGCCGTAGGTACAGCACGAAAGGTTCCAACTGTTTTTGGTGATGAGATTGTAGTTAGTGATGTCGTGACGCTAACATTATCTTGTGATCATAGGGTTGTCGATGGAGCAGTGGCAGCAAGGTTTATGCAATCCCTTAAAAAGGCAATAGAAGATCCTGTAATAATGTTATAA
- a CDS encoding crossover junction endodeoxyribonuclease RuvC, protein MSYVALGVDPGLIRTGWALVEYDGPCNMRYIDSGVVETASHEKLSSRLEKIHHGISDVIEKAGPSIAVLEKVFVNSNPYSSLNLAYCRGALILTLALKGLCIIEFAPSVLKKRVTGNGRATKAQVKYMVEQLLGLDSCLSKYSDLYDALALAASVTRHDIMEAKSMRAHFSD, encoded by the coding sequence ATGAGCTATGTAGCATTAGGTGTTGATCCGGGTCTCATTCGTACGGGTTGGGCTCTAGTGGAGTACGATGGTCCGTGTAATATGCGTTATATTGACTCTGGAGTAGTAGAAACAGCTTCTCATGAGAAGCTTTCTTCCAGGTTGGAAAAGATTCATCATGGTATCAGTGACGTGATTGAGAAAGCGGGTCCATCTATTGCGGTTTTAGAGAAGGTATTTGTTAACAGCAACCCGTATTCTTCGCTTAACTTGGCTTATTGTCGAGGTGCTCTGATACTTACACTAGCCCTGAAGGGTCTCTGTATAATCGAATTCGCTCCCAGTGTTCTCAAAAAACGTGTGACGGGGAATGGTCGTGCTACTAAAGCTCAGGTTAAGTACATGGTAGAACAACTGCTTGGGTTGGATTCTTGCTTATCAAAATACTCAGATTTGTACGATGCGCTAGCATTGGCAGCTTCGGTGACCAGACACGACATCATGGAGGCAAAAAGCATGCGAGCGCACTTCTCCGATTAA
- a CDS encoding malate dehydrogenase, with protein sequence MKVSLIGAGNIGGTLAYLIASKKLASEIELIDVNGDLARGKALDVSQALPLIGYTMKINGSANMERIKGSSVIIITAGIPRKPGMTREELVDVNAVVMKEVGEKIKKLAPKAFVIVVTNPLDVMVWVLYKAAEINPDRIVGMAGVLDSSRMNFFLAQELDVSVADVKSLVLGSHGDSMVPLFRHSTVSGMSLPELVSAGFLTKDKVDSIIERTRSGGAEIVALLKTGSAYYTPAASALEMAEAYLLDQKKTLVCSVTMKGRYGVEDDVFSGIPVIIGSSGVERVIELDLDPDERRMFENSLAATRKLVVEAQKYF encoded by the coding sequence ATGAAAGTGAGTTTAATTGGTGCTGGCAATATTGGTGGGACCTTGGCGTATTTGATAGCCTCGAAGAAGTTAGCTTCAGAGATCGAATTAATTGATGTTAACGGAGACCTCGCAAGGGGTAAAGCATTAGATGTTTCACAGGCTCTTCCACTCATTGGCTACACAATGAAGATTAATGGCAGTGCCAATATGGAAAGAATCAAAGGTTCCTCAGTAATTATCATAACTGCTGGTATTCCACGGAAGCCTGGCATGACACGTGAAGAACTAGTTGATGTAAATGCTGTCGTTATGAAAGAAGTAGGGGAAAAAATAAAAAAGCTTGCCCCGAAGGCATTTGTAATAGTTGTGACTAACCCACTAGATGTAATGGTTTGGGTCCTTTACAAGGCAGCCGAAATTAATCCTGATAGGATCGTTGGTATGGCTGGCGTCCTCGATTCGAGCAGAATGAATTTTTTTCTTGCGCAAGAGCTAGATGTTTCAGTAGCGGATGTTAAATCACTAGTGTTAGGTAGTCACGGTGATTCTATGGTTCCCCTGTTTAGACACTCTACGGTTTCTGGTATGAGTCTACCTGAGTTGGTCAGTGCGGGTTTTCTAACGAAGGATAAGGTGGACTCAATTATTGAACGTACTCGTAGTGGTGGTGCCGAGATAGTTGCCCTCTTGAAGACTGGTTCAGCCTACTATACTCCCGCTGCGTCTGCACTGGAAATGGCAGAAGCATATTTGTTGGATCAGAAAAAAACACTCGTGTGCTCTGTAACGATGAAGGGTAGGTATGGAGTAGAGGATGATGTCTTTTCTGGTATACCAGTTATTATAGGATCAAGTGGTGTAGAGCGTGTGATCGAGCTTGATTTAGATCCTGATGAGAGAAGGATGTTCGAAAATTCGCTTGCTGCAACAAGAAAATTAGTCGTGGAAGCGCAAAAATACTTTTAA